From Elaeis guineensis isolate ETL-2024a chromosome 16, EG11, whole genome shotgun sequence, a single genomic window includes:
- the LOC105058903 gene encoding probable adenylate kinase 1, chloroplastic isoform X1, translating into MAALNRLLRAGAAVRLPTAAARRCILSLAFSGGDARQGMPGRRDPVSRNVQWVFLGCPGVGKGTYASRLSQLLGVPHIATGDLVREELASSGPLAPQLADIVNQGKLVSDEIIINLLSKRLENAEANGESGFILDGFPRTIRQAEILEGVTDIDLVVNLKLREDVLLAKCLGRRICGQCGKNFNVASINVKGENGRPGIFMAPLPPPAQCMSKLVTRADDTEEVVKERLRIYNETSQPVEEFYRSRGKLLEFDLPGGIPESWPKLLQVLNLEDHDDKQSAAA; encoded by the exons ATGGCGGCTCTAAACCGCCTGTTGAGAGCCGGCGCCGCCGTCCGTCTGCCGACCGCGGCGGCGAGGAGGTGCATCTTGTCGCTGGCCTTCTCTGGGGGTGATGCCCGCCAGGGGATGCCGGGGAGGAGGGATCCCGTGAGCCGGAACGTGCAGTGGGTGTTCCTCGGGTGCCCTGGCGTGGGGAAGGGCACCTACGCTAGCCGCCTCTCCCAGCTCCTCGGTGTCCCCCACATCGCCACCGGCGATCTTGTCCGCGAGGAGCTCGCATCTTCCGGCCCCCTCGCCCCACAG CTTGCTGATATCGTAAATCAGGGCAAATTGGTGTCAGATGAGATCATCATAAATTTGTTGTCTAAACGTCTTGAAAATGCAGAAGCTAATGGTGAATCAGGATTCATTCTTGATGGTTTTCCACGAACAATAAGACAAGCG GAAATACTGGAGGGAGTGACAGACATTGACCTGGTTGTGAACCTTAAGCTTAGAGAAGATGTACTGCTTGCGAAGTGCCTAGGTAGAAGGATCTGCGGCCAGTGTGGAAAGAACTTCAATGTCGCCTCCATCAATGTCAAGGGTGAGAATGGGAGACCTGGTATATTCATGGCCCCACTTCCACCTCCTGCACAGTGCATGTCAAAGCTAGTTACTCGAGCTGATGATACTGAAGAGGTGGTAAAAGAGCGTTTACGTATATACAATGAAACG AGCCAACCAGTCGAGGAGTTCTACCGCAGCCGAGGGAAGCTCTTGGAGTTTGATTTGCCAGGAGGCATCCCAGAGTCTTGGCCAAAGCTGTTGCAAGTTTTGAATCTAGAAGACCATGATGACAAGCAATCAGCAGCAGCATGA
- the LOC105058903 gene encoding probable adenylate kinase 1, chloroplastic isoform X2, with translation MAALNRLLRAGAAVRLPTAAARRCILSLAFSGGDARQGMPGRRDPVSRNVQWVFLGCPGVGKGTYASRLSQLLGVPHIATGDLVREELASSGPLAPQEILEGVTDIDLVVNLKLREDVLLAKCLGRRICGQCGKNFNVASINVKGENGRPGIFMAPLPPPAQCMSKLVTRADDTEEVVKERLRIYNETSQPVEEFYRSRGKLLEFDLPGGIPESWPKLLQVLNLEDHDDKQSAAA, from the exons ATGGCGGCTCTAAACCGCCTGTTGAGAGCCGGCGCCGCCGTCCGTCTGCCGACCGCGGCGGCGAGGAGGTGCATCTTGTCGCTGGCCTTCTCTGGGGGTGATGCCCGCCAGGGGATGCCGGGGAGGAGGGATCCCGTGAGCCGGAACGTGCAGTGGGTGTTCCTCGGGTGCCCTGGCGTGGGGAAGGGCACCTACGCTAGCCGCCTCTCCCAGCTCCTCGGTGTCCCCCACATCGCCACCGGCGATCTTGTCCGCGAGGAGCTCGCATCTTCCGGCCCCCTCGCCCCACAG GAAATACTGGAGGGAGTGACAGACATTGACCTGGTTGTGAACCTTAAGCTTAGAGAAGATGTACTGCTTGCGAAGTGCCTAGGTAGAAGGATCTGCGGCCAGTGTGGAAAGAACTTCAATGTCGCCTCCATCAATGTCAAGGGTGAGAATGGGAGACCTGGTATATTCATGGCCCCACTTCCACCTCCTGCACAGTGCATGTCAAAGCTAGTTACTCGAGCTGATGATACTGAAGAGGTGGTAAAAGAGCGTTTACGTATATACAATGAAACG AGCCAACCAGTCGAGGAGTTCTACCGCAGCCGAGGGAAGCTCTTGGAGTTTGATTTGCCAGGAGGCATCCCAGAGTCTTGGCCAAAGCTGTTGCAAGTTTTGAATCTAGAAGACCATGATGACAAGCAATCAGCAGCAGCATGA